One bacterium DNA window includes the following coding sequences:
- a CDS encoding 1-acyl-sn-glycerol-3-phosphate acyltransferase has translation MIYITSALRWLIGLPLAALALLSITLMAVVLPIRIYNRPGRALLRGLVRLFGGRVRVEGLEHVDPAQGYLFMSNHVSLFDIPVLGGYIPNLARGLQAAEQFNWPIVGWFLRAIGNIPISRENARASWASMQRAAQIIKNGTSVIILPEGTRTRTGELSTFKKMPFHFAKMAEVPIVPIGLSGLYRFKNRGSWLVRPGLIKVRFG, from the coding sequence ATGATCTATATCACCAGTGCCCTGCGCTGGCTGATCGGGCTGCCGCTGGCGGCGTTGGCCCTGCTCAGCATCACCCTGATGGCCGTGGTGTTGCCGATCAGAATCTACAATCGGCCTGGCCGCGCGCTGCTGCGTGGATTGGTGCGGCTGTTCGGCGGCCGGGTTCGCGTCGAAGGATTGGAGCACGTGGATCCTGCCCAAGGCTATCTGTTCATGTCCAATCATGTCAGCCTGTTCGATATTCCGGTGCTCGGCGGTTATATTCCCAACCTGGCCCGGGGCCTACAAGCGGCGGAGCAATTCAACTGGCCCATCGTCGGGTGGTTCCTCCGCGCCATCGGCAACATTCCCATCTCGCGCGAAAACGCCCGGGCGTCCTGGGCCAGCATGCAACGGGCGGCGCAGATCATAAAAAACGGTACCTCGGTCATCATTCTGCCAGAAGGCACGCGAACGCGCACTGGAGAGCTGAGTACATTTAAAAAAATGCCGTTCCATTTCGCCAAAATGGCGGAGGTGCCGATCGTGCCCATCGGCCTGTCCGGATTATATCGTTTTAAAAACCGCGGCAGCTGGCTGGTGCGGCCGGGCCTCATCAAGGTGCGTTTCGGCC